A stretch of Brassica napus cultivar Da-Ae chromosome C6, Da-Ae, whole genome shotgun sequence DNA encodes these proteins:
- the LOC106422526 gene encoding uncharacterized protein LOC106422526 isoform X1 translates to MEDLSPLPEADNGGVTVTESSTPIAESASSKTNIALQPKVSENSEDATTRDCSIQYQTSVSPLRDLSPLPEADTGGVTVIESSTPIAETASSKTNSALQPEDATTRACSIQYETSISLLGEDMSPPLPEADKDGGVIVTESSTPIAEAAFSKTNSGSQIEDIQKPDDESTKPVTLRNNIGECSTHDLPSNDETASDSAVENGNGGKDAKEDQLKEATTILQKRVFKAFSSATRWYVVVIYNATNQMS, encoded by the exons ATGG AAgatctttctcctttgcctgaAGCTGACAACGGTGGAGTTACTGTGACAGAAAGTTCGACTCCCATTGCTGAATCAGCTTCTTCCAAGACTAACATTGCGTTGCAACCAAAAGTTTCAGAAAATTCAGAAGATGCTACCACTAGGGATTGTTCAATTCAGTATCAAACATCTGTTTCTCCTCTTCGAG ATCTCTCTCCTTTGCCTGAAGCTGACACCGGTGGTGTTACTGTGATAGAAAGCTCGACTCCCATTGCCGAAACAGCTTCATCCAAGACGAATAGTGCGTTGCAACCAGAAGATGCTACAACTAGGGCTTGTTCAATTCAGTATGAAACATCTATTTCTCTTTTAGGTG AAGATATGTCTCCTCCTCTGCCTGAAGCAGACAAAGACGGTGGCGTTATTGTTACAGAGAGTTCAACTCCCATTGCAGAGGCAGCTTTTTCCAAGACTAACAGTGGATCTCAAATAGAAGATATACAAAAACCAGATGATGAATCTACAAAGCCTGTTACTCTCAG GAACAACATTGGTGAATGTTCTACTCATGATCTTCCCAGTAACGATGAGACTGCATCAGATTCAGCGGTGGAGAATGGTAACGGCGGTAAAGATGCAAAGGAGGATCAGCTCAAGGAAGCAACAACCATTCTTCAGAAAAGAGTGTTCAAAGCATTCTCGTCAGCAACCCGATGGTATGTTGTTGTTATCTACAATGCCACCAATCAAATGAGTTGA
- the LOC106422526 gene encoding uncharacterized protein LOC106422526 isoform X3 — MEDLSPLPEADNGGVTVTESSTPIAESASSKTNIALQPKVSENSEDATTRDCSIQYQTSVSPLRADTGGVTVIESSTPIAETASSKTNSALQPEDATTRACSIQYETSISLLGEDMSPPLPEADKDGGVIVTESSTPIAEAAFSKTNSGSQIEDIQKPDDESTKPVTLRNNIGECSTHDLPSNDETASDSAVENGNGGKDAKEDQLKEATTILQKRVFKAFSSATRWYVVVIYNATNQMS; from the exons ATGG AAgatctttctcctttgcctgaAGCTGACAACGGTGGAGTTACTGTGACAGAAAGTTCGACTCCCATTGCTGAATCAGCTTCTTCCAAGACTAACATTGCGTTGCAACCAAAAGTTTCAGAAAATTCAGAAGATGCTACCACTAGGGATTGTTCAATTCAGTATCAAACATCTGTTTCTCCTCTTCGAG CTGACACCGGTGGTGTTACTGTGATAGAAAGCTCGACTCCCATTGCCGAAACAGCTTCATCCAAGACGAATAGTGCGTTGCAACCAGAAGATGCTACAACTAGGGCTTGTTCAATTCAGTATGAAACATCTATTTCTCTTTTAGGTG AAGATATGTCTCCTCCTCTGCCTGAAGCAGACAAAGACGGTGGCGTTATTGTTACAGAGAGTTCAACTCCCATTGCAGAGGCAGCTTTTTCCAAGACTAACAGTGGATCTCAAATAGAAGATATACAAAAACCAGATGATGAATCTACAAAGCCTGTTACTCTCAG GAACAACATTGGTGAATGTTCTACTCATGATCTTCCCAGTAACGATGAGACTGCATCAGATTCAGCGGTGGAGAATGGTAACGGCGGTAAAGATGCAAAGGAGGATCAGCTCAAGGAAGCAACAACCATTCTTCAGAAAAGAGTGTTCAAAGCATTCTCGTCAGCAACCCGATGGTATGTTGTTGTTATCTACAATGCCACCAATCAAATGAGTTGA
- the LOC106422526 gene encoding uncharacterized protein LOC106422526 isoform X4: MEDLSPLPEADNGGVTVTESSTPIAESASSKTNIALQPKVSENSEDATTRDCSIQYQTSVSPLRESSTPIAETASSKTNSALQPEDATTRACSIQYETSISLLGEDMSPPLPEADKDGGVIVTESSTPIAEAAFSKTNSGSQIEDIQKPDDESTKPVTLRNNIGECSTHDLPSNDETASDSAVENGNGGKDAKEDQLKEATTILQKRVFKAFSSATRWYVVVIYNATNQMS; encoded by the exons ATGG AAgatctttctcctttgcctgaAGCTGACAACGGTGGAGTTACTGTGACAGAAAGTTCGACTCCCATTGCTGAATCAGCTTCTTCCAAGACTAACATTGCGTTGCAACCAAAAGTTTCAGAAAATTCAGAAGATGCTACCACTAGGGATTGTTCAATTCAGTATCAAACATCTGTTTCTCCTCTTCGAG AAAGCTCGACTCCCATTGCCGAAACAGCTTCATCCAAGACGAATAGTGCGTTGCAACCAGAAGATGCTACAACTAGGGCTTGTTCAATTCAGTATGAAACATCTATTTCTCTTTTAGGTG AAGATATGTCTCCTCCTCTGCCTGAAGCAGACAAAGACGGTGGCGTTATTGTTACAGAGAGTTCAACTCCCATTGCAGAGGCAGCTTTTTCCAAGACTAACAGTGGATCTCAAATAGAAGATATACAAAAACCAGATGATGAATCTACAAAGCCTGTTACTCTCAG GAACAACATTGGTGAATGTTCTACTCATGATCTTCCCAGTAACGATGAGACTGCATCAGATTCAGCGGTGGAGAATGGTAACGGCGGTAAAGATGCAAAGGAGGATCAGCTCAAGGAAGCAACAACCATTCTTCAGAAAAGAGTGTTCAAAGCATTCTCGTCAGCAACCCGATGGTATGTTGTTGTTATCTACAATGCCACCAATCAAATGAGTTGA
- the LOC106422526 gene encoding uncharacterized protein LOC106422526 isoform X2, producing the protein MEDLSPLPEADNGGVTVTESSTPIAESASSKTNIALQPKVSENSEDATTRDCSIQYQTSVSPLRDLSPLPEADTGGVTVIESSTPIAETASSKTNSALQPEDATTRACSIQYETSISLLGEDMSPPLPEADKDGGVIVTESSTPIAEAAFSKTNSGSQIEDIQKPDDESTKPVTLSAGTTLVNVLLMIFPVTMRLHQIQRWRMVTAVKMQRRISSRKQQPFFRKECSKHSRQQPDGMLLLSTMPPIK; encoded by the exons ATGG AAgatctttctcctttgcctgaAGCTGACAACGGTGGAGTTACTGTGACAGAAAGTTCGACTCCCATTGCTGAATCAGCTTCTTCCAAGACTAACATTGCGTTGCAACCAAAAGTTTCAGAAAATTCAGAAGATGCTACCACTAGGGATTGTTCAATTCAGTATCAAACATCTGTTTCTCCTCTTCGAG ATCTCTCTCCTTTGCCTGAAGCTGACACCGGTGGTGTTACTGTGATAGAAAGCTCGACTCCCATTGCCGAAACAGCTTCATCCAAGACGAATAGTGCGTTGCAACCAGAAGATGCTACAACTAGGGCTTGTTCAATTCAGTATGAAACATCTATTTCTCTTTTAGGTG AAGATATGTCTCCTCCTCTGCCTGAAGCAGACAAAGACGGTGGCGTTATTGTTACAGAGAGTTCAACTCCCATTGCAGAGGCAGCTTTTTCCAAGACTAACAGTGGATCTCAAATAGAAGATATACAAAAACCAGATGATGAATCTACAAAGCCTGTTACTCTCAG TGCAGGAACAACATTGGTGAATGTTCTACTCATGATCTTCCCAGTAACGATGAGACTGCATCAGATTCAGCGGTGGAGAATGGTAACGGCGGTAAAGATGCAAAGGAGGATCAGCTCAAGGAAGCAACAACCATTCTTCAGAAAAGAGTGTTCAAAGCATTCTCGTCAGCAACCCGATGGTATGTTGTTGTTATCTACAATGCCACCAATCAAATGA
- the LOC106422572 gene encoding cysteine proteinase RD21A, which produces MKLLNSATVILFLTMIVVSSAMDMSIISYDKNHHTVSSRSDAEVSRLYEEWLVKHGKAQNSLTEKDRRFEIFKDNLRFIDEHNGKNLSYRLGLTKFADLTNDEYRSMYLGSRLKRKATKSSLRYEVRVGDAIPESVDWRKEGAVAEVKDQGSCGSCWAFSTIGAVEGINKIVTGDLITLSEQELVDCDTSYNEGCNGGLMDYAFEFIINNGGIDTEEDYPYKGVDGRCDQTRKNAKVVTIDLYEDVPANSEESLKKALSHQPISVAIEGGGRAFQLYDSGIFDGICGTDLDHGVVAVGYGTENGKDYWIVKNSWGTSWGESGYIRMERNIASSAGKCGIAVEPSYPIKNGQNPPNPGPSPPSPVKPPTQCDSYYTCPESNTCCCLFDYGKYCLAWGCCPLEAATCCDDNYSCCPHEYPVCDLDQGTCLMSKNSPFSIKAIKRKPATPFWSQSRKNIA; this is translated from the exons ATGAAACTCCTTAACTCCGCTACCGTGATCCTCTTCTTAACGATGATCGTGGTATCATCAGCGATGGATATGTCAATCATTTCCTACGACAAAAACCACCACACCGTCTCTTCCAGAAGCGATGCTGAAGTTTCAAGACTGTACGAGGAGTGGCTAGTGAAACACGGGAAGGCTCAGAATTCTCTTACAGAGAAAGATCGACGGTTCGAGATCTTTAAAGACAATCTCCGCTTCATAGACGAACACAACGGGAAGAATCTTAGTTACAGACTGGGTCTTACGAAGTTCGCGGATCTCACTAACGATGAGTATAGATCCATGTACCTCGGGTCTAGGCTCAAGAGGAAAGCCACGAAGTCCAGCCTTCGCTACGAGGTGCGTGTAGGTGACGCTATCCCGGAGAGCGTTGACTGGAGGAAGGAAGGTGCCGTGGCTGAGGTCAAAGATCAGGGAAGCTGCG GGAGTTGTTGGGCGTTTTCAACCATCGGAGCCGTGGAGGGCATAAACAAGATCGTGACCGGAGACTTAATAACCTTGTCTGAACAAGAATTGGTTGATTGTGACACTTCATACAATGAAGGTTGTAACGGAGGTCTCATGGACTATGCTTTTGAGTTCATTATAAACAACGGCGGAATCGATACAGAGGAAGATTATCCTTACAAGGGTGTTGACGGACGTTGTGACCAGACCAGA AAAAACGCTAAAGTTGTTACAATCGATTTATATGAGGATGTGCCGGCTAACAGCGAAGAATCATTAAAGAAAGCACTTTCTCACCAACCAATCAGCGTCGCCATTGAGGGTGGTGGTCGTGCGTTCCAGCTCTATGATTCG GGTATATTCGATGGAATTTGTGGAACAGATCTAGACCACGGAGTTGTGGCGGTCGGATACGGAACAGAGAATGGCAAAGACTATTGGATTGTGAAAAACTCATGGGGAACAAGTTGGGGAGAGAGCGGATATATAAGGATGGAGCGCAACATTGCGTCTTCAGCAGGAAAATGTGGAATCGCTGTTGAGCCTTCTTATCCGATCAAGAATGGCCAAAACCCACCAAACCCTGGACCTTCACCTCCATCTCCCGTCAAGCCTCCGACCCAATGTGACAGCTACTACACATGTCCTGAGAGCAACACTTGTTGTTGTCTGTTTGATTATGGCAAGTATTGCCTTGCTTGGGGATGTTGCCCACTAGAAGCAGCCACATGTTGTGATGACAACTATAGTTGCTGCCCTCACGAGTACCCCGTTTGTGACCTTGATCAGGGAACTTGTTTAATG AGCAAGAACAGTCCGTTTAGTATCAAGGCCATAAAGCGCAAGCCCGCAACACCATTCTGGTCACAGAGCAGGAAGAACATTGCGTAA